The sequence CAAATGGGAAAAATCCAAGTTCATGGGTGTCGAGCTGACCGGCAAGACGCTGGGCGTGATCGGCGCGGGCAACATCGGCGGAATCGTCTGCGACCGCGCGCGCGGCCTCAAGATGAAGGTCATCGCCTACGACCCCTTCCTCGGGGACGAAAAGGCCAAGAAGATGGGCGTCGAGAAGGTCGAGCTGGAAGATCTGCTCAAGCGCGCCGATTTCATCACCCTGCATGTTCCCTATACCGAGCAGACGGCGAACATCCTCAGCCGCGAGAACCTCGCCAAGACCAAGAAGGGCGTCCGTATCATCAACTGCGCCCGGGGCGGTCTGGTGGACGAGGAAGCACTGGCCGAGATGTTGAAATCGGGCCACGTCGCGGGGGCAGCCTTCGACGTCTTTGCCGAGGAACCGGCCACAGAGAACCCGCTTTTCAACCTGCCCAACGTGGTCTGCACGCCGCACCTCGGCGCCGCCACCACCGAAGCGCAGGAGAACGTCGCGCTCCAGGTGGCCGAGCAGATGTCGGATTACCTGCTGACAGGCGCCGTCAGCAACGCGCTGAACATGCCTTCCGTCACGGCCGAAGAGGCCAAGGTCATGGGGCCCTGGGTCAAGCTGGCCGGCCACCTCGGCGCGTTCATCGGCCAGATGACGGACGAGCCGATCAAGGCCATCAACATCCTTTACGACGGCTCGGTCGGCCAGATGAACCTCGAGGCGCTGAACTGCGGCGTCGTCGCGGGCATCATGAAGCGCGCCAATCCCGACGTGAACATGGTGTCGGCCCCCGTGGTCGCACGCGAGAAGGGCATCCAGATCAGCACGACCAACCAGGACAAGTCGGGCGTCTTTGACGGCTACATCAAGGTGACGGTGGTCACGGACAAGCGGGAGCGTTCCATCGCGGGCACCGTCTTCTCGGACGGAAAGCCGCGCTTCATCCAGATCAAGGGCATCACCATCGACGCCGAGATCGGTCAGCACATGCTTTACACCACGAACGAGGATGTTCCCGGCATCATCGGCGCGCTGGGCCAGACGATGGGCGAAAACGGCGTGAACATCGCCAACTTCACCCTCGGCCGTTCCGCCGCAAAGGGCGAGGCGATCGCGCTGCTCTACGTTGACGAGGTCGTCCCGGACCCGGTCATCAAGAAGTTGCACGACACCGGTCTGTTCAAGCAGATCAAGCCGCTGCAATTCGATGTAGCCTGACGGATCACCAAGGGGCGCCCCGACCGGGGCGCCCTTTTTGATTCAGGCCGCGCGGTTGCGCAGCACCACTGCCAGAAACAGGAGCATGGCCGCGACCGTGATCATTGATCCGATCTTGGCAAGCGCTTCCGTGCCGCCCGACAGCACGATGGCGATGCCCGGCACCAGGACGAGCAGCCCGACCACGGAAACGGCAAAGTGGATCATGGCCAGCCGGCTTTGCGCGGCGCCGGGCACCGCGTGATAATAAAGGGCAAACAGCGTCATGCTGACCCAACCGATCAGGTTGAGATGCCCATGCGCGGGAGAAAGGCCATGATCCTGCGTGGCCGACATCTGAATGCCCCAAACCATCCCGACCAGTCCCGATAACACCCCCATCACCAAGAAATAGAACGCCAGACCCTTCATTTGCCCTACCTATCCAACCAGTTTCAAACCCACGCGCACAACGCATCGTCCGTAAAAGAGGGCTGCCTCGCAGAAGCGAGAAGCAGCCCCCGGAAAGAATGACTTTTTTGCAAAATCGTGCTGATCTTGTGCCATGAATTTCTCCATATAAAAAATTGATTTAATATATTATCATTATAAGCAGCATGAATTTTGGCAGTTTTGATCTGAATTTGCTGCGCGTACTCGACGCGTTGCTGGAAACCCGCTCGGCGACCCACGCGGGCCAGCGCATCGGGCTATCGCAACCGGCGGTATCCGCCGCGCTGTCGCGGTTGCGTGCCGCGTTGAACGACCCCTTGCTGGTAAGGATCGGTCCCCGGCTGGAACCGACCGACTATGCCCTGTCACTTGCCGAGCCGCTGCGGACACTGCTGGATCAGACCGAGACCATCCTGTCGGGCCCGCAGCGTTTCGATCCCAGCATCGCGGACGACCGTTTTCGCCTGTCGGGCAGCGATTTCTTTGCCGAAATGCTGATGCCGCAGCTGGCAGAGAAGATCGCACAGGAAGCACCCGGCGTGCGCATTCAGCTGGTCGATCTGGTGCCGGACAACTATGCGGGCGCACTGGAACGACAGGATGTTGACCTGGCCATGGTCCCCCAGATGGACGGCCCGTCCTGGATGGAATGGCAGCCGATGTTCCGTGCGCGTTTTTCCGTGATCGCGCGGCGCGGACACCCGCGGCTGGCAGCCTTGCCCACGCCCGGTGAGATCGACATCGACACCTTCTGCGATCTCAGCCATGTCCTGTTTTCACCGGAAGGGAACCTTGCGGCGATGGCTGACGCCGCACTGGCCAAGGTCGGCCGGAAGCGACGTGTCGTCATGACGCTTCCGGTCATGTACGGTG is a genomic window of Sulfitobacter alexandrii containing:
- a CDS encoding LysR family transcriptional regulator, translated to MNFGSFDLNLLRVLDALLETRSATHAGQRIGLSQPAVSAALSRLRAALNDPLLVRIGPRLEPTDYALSLAEPLRTLLDQTETILSGPQRFDPSIADDRFRLSGSDFFAEMLMPQLAEKIAQEAPGVRIQLVDLVPDNYAGALERQDVDLAMVPQMDGPSWMEWQPMFRARFSVIARRGHPRLAALPTPGEIDIDTFCDLSHVLFSPEGNLAAMADAALAKVGRKRRVVMTLPVMYGVCSAVAETDYVAVVPEQLARKISTKLNLQVLPPPVTMPEPMIGMIWHRRRTNAAAHGWIRGVIADILAPLDDYPQVDGYSR
- the serA gene encoding phosphoglycerate dehydrogenase; this translates as MAPKVLISDKLSDAAVQIFRDRGIDVDFQPDLGKDKDKLAEVIGNYDGLAIRSATKVTEKILANAPNLKVIGRAGIGTDNIDKDEASKKGVIVMNTPFGNMITTAEHAIAMMFAVARQIPEASASTHAGKWEKSKFMGVELTGKTLGVIGAGNIGGIVCDRARGLKMKVIAYDPFLGDEKAKKMGVEKVELEDLLKRADFITLHVPYTEQTANILSRENLAKTKKGVRIINCARGGLVDEEALAEMLKSGHVAGAAFDVFAEEPATENPLFNLPNVVCTPHLGAATTEAQENVALQVAEQMSDYLLTGAVSNALNMPSVTAEEAKVMGPWVKLAGHLGAFIGQMTDEPIKAINILYDGSVGQMNLEALNCGVVAGIMKRANPDVNMVSAPVVAREKGIQISTTNQDKSGVFDGYIKVTVVTDKRERSIAGTVFSDGKPRFIQIKGITIDAEIGQHMLYTTNEDVPGIIGALGQTMGENGVNIANFTLGRSAAKGEAIALLYVDEVVPDPVIKKLHDTGLFKQIKPLQFDVA